One Helianthus annuus cultivar XRQ/B chromosome 12, HanXRQr2.0-SUNRISE, whole genome shotgun sequence genomic region harbors:
- the LOC110893688 gene encoding serine/threonine-protein kinase pakF isoform X2 — protein MSESGDGLDHLRIPYDKIKFGEKLETQGYGTVFEGEFNDQRVALKQLNITNLANIKPKLLGEILTISKFRQHPNLVALLGFCDEKSNEIILVYEYVASGNLEDKMRKRLTTIQRFEICLGAARGLCYLHTGVESLTIVHGNIKLSKILLNSLNSDANLRYEAKVSSFGLSKIVPGKGQKVLESSDEEGSKPTKESDVYSFGVLLLIVLCGVSELVDTDDYQERHVSELVPKKMKQNELRKTVHRDIRKEIKTEALDTYAAIACQCVLENPDERPDMVKVVEELEKALRLQGGEVTYVQIPGGGKLAGVIDEAGKEPEKENIPVIEEDVEDLNAGDKVDTAGEDDGEKNTGEATNTESSNNDQSITKEILNSKMESNEEENKSKIPTEDVYNEMSTIDPESIEDQTIDAFDSDNKSVIIEENNEDEKSIKVTSNDENYTMKDTNTKSVPDRNHIDDAKIENSIHDPATENEIVNNLNSIKESNTTVESEEENKSEIAIEDANNEMMIIDQETTDITTTSESSIGDTNTSTNQESAPDKNHIEDAKNENSNDDPATENEISNDLNSTKESNITVENEKENKSEIAIKDAHDEMITIDRETTDMKTTSESSNGDTSTSTNQEGVPDKNHIEGAKNENSNDDPAAANDLNSINESNITVENEEEKKSEIVIKDAHNEMSKTDQETTEITTTSESSNDDKSTSTNQETVLDKNHAEDANNESSNNDPTTQKEILNDLNFIRESNITVENEEENKSKIAIKDAHNETSRIDQGTTEISTTSESSNVDTTTLTSQEVQESKILKSDRGSFSFSEVNEDELERLRIPLEEIKFGQKIDFRGYGTMFEGEYRHQQVALKRLNITNLHNIKPKLLSAILTIYRFRQHPNLVALIGFCDENNKEIILVYEYVSGGNLSDKMSKHLTAIQRLQICHGAARGLEYLHSDDVIHGNIRLPKILLKSDSDSSNFEAKVSGFGLPKLLPGQVEIVPKSMDPAYAATGKLTKESDVYSFGVLLLEVLCGVPELVDTDDYQERHVTELVPKRLEQNMLRKIVHFDIRDEITTESLETYARIACWCVMKNPEGRPTMPEVVVELEKALRLQGGNVSDVQIFGSGNGNRLSEVPVVEDDHKGDDNVETVSPNIIEEESKVTEETIDEKNKDVNLLGESLLEDAETKNVDNLNDPESTEETTVDQKSIEESKISVENEVSNESKITTPSSKSDNGDNSNSAMEDVVKENVKVPESTEEITVDPKSNEESKIIGESEVINECKITASFSSSAMQEPLPDEISATKEKGNGLMMNTSNPHIVEVKNSTIPDDSGKAGSLNTDKPDLIVNDRGGDFSNSATQIQESKIKRSNSTSSESSNGDDTAASDYLLPKSPDNAKKTTRGSGNCCYCCCYCSWWQFISDSLVMLQSGFVRRAILE, from the exons ATGTCTGAATCCGGTGACGGACTGGATCACCTTCGAATTCCATACGATAAAATCAAATTCGGTGAGAAACTCGAGACTCAGGGCTATGGAACAGTGTTCGAAGGAGAGTTTAACGATCAACGAGTGGCGTTGAAGCAGTTAAACATCACGAACCTTGCGAACATTAAACCGAAATTGTTAGGTGAGATTCTAACAATTTCTAAATTCCGTCAACATCCGAATCTCGTGGCTCTGCTAGGGTTTTGCGATGAGAAGAGCAATGAAATAATACTAGTTTACGAGTATGTAGCTAGTGGAAATCTAGAAGATAAGATGCGAAAACGACTCACAACGATTCAGCGGTTTGAGATCTGTCTCGGTGCTGCTCGTGGACTGTGTTATTTGCACACCGGAGTTGAATCTCTAACCATCGTTCACGGTAACATCAAACTTTCAAAAATTTTATTGAATTCACTCAATTCAGATGCAAATTTAAGATATGAAGCGAAGGTTTCTAGCTTCGGATTATCGAAAATAGTGCCTGGAAAAGGTCAGAAGGTCCTGGaatcttctgatgaagaaggttCCAAACCGACGAAGGAATCAGATGTGTATTCGTTTGGTGTGTTGTTGCTGATAGTGTTGTGTGGTGTATCGGAACTGGTGGATACTGACGATTATCAGGAACGTCATGTTTCTGAATTGGTACCGAAGAAGATGAAGCAAAATGAATTGCGTAAAACCGTTCATCGTGATATTCGAAAGGAGATTAAAACTGAGGCGTTGGATACTTATGCCGCTATCGCGTGCCAGTGTGTGTTGGAAAATCCGGACGAGCGTCCTGATATGGTTAAAGTTGTTGAAGAACTTGAAAAGGCGTTGAGATTACAG GGAGGGGAAGTGACGTATGTCCAAATTCCTGGTGGTGGAAAGCTCGCCGGAGTGATAGATGAAGCCGGAAAAGAACCTGAGAAGGAGAACATTCCGGTTATTGAAGAAGATGTGGAGGATTTGAACGCCGGAGACAAAGTGGATACTGCTGGAGAAGATGATGGTGAGAAGAATACAGGGGAAGCTACTAATACG GAGAGTAGCAACAATGATCAATCGATCACAAAGGAAATTTTAAACTCCAAAATGGAATCAAACGAGGAGGAAAATAAAAGCAAAATTCCTACTGAGGATGTTTATAACGAAATGAGCACAATTGATCCAGAGAGCATTGAAGATCAAACCATTGATGCCTTTGACTCGGACAATAAATCAGTAATCATCGAGGAAAACAATGAAGATGAGAAAAGTATCAAGGTTACTAGCAACGACGAGAATTATACAATGAAAGATACTAATACG AAGAGTGTACCCGACAGAAATCATATCGATGATGCTAAAATTGAGAATAGCATCCATGACCCAGCTACTGAAAATGAAATTGTAAATAATTTAAACTCCATAAAAGAATCAAACACGACGGTTGAAAGCGAAGAGGAGAATAAAAGCGAAATTGCTATTGAGGATGCTAATAACGAAATGATGATAATTGATCAAGAGACCACAGATATTACTACAACTTCAGAATCCAGTATTGGTGACACAAATACCTCAACAAACCAG GAGAGTGCACCCGACAAAAATCATATCGAGGATGCTAAAAATGAGAATAGCAACGATGATCCAGCTACCGAAAATGAAATTTCAAACGATTTAAACTCCACAAAGGAATCAAACATCACGGTTGAAAACGAAAAGGAGAATAAAAGCGAAATTGCTATTAAGGATGCTCATGATGAAATGATCACAATTGACCGAGAGACCACTGACATGAAAACAACTTCAGAATCTAGCAACGGTGACACTAGTACCTCAACAAACCAG GAGGGTGTACCCGACAAAAATCATATCGAGGGTGCTAAAAATGAGAATAGCAATGATGATCCAGCTGCTGCAAATGATTTAAACTCCATAAACGAATCAAACATCACGGTTGAAAACGAAGAGGAGAAGAAAAGCGAAATCGTTATTAAGGATGCTCATAATGAAATGAGCAAAACTGATCAAGAGACCACTGAAATTACTACAACTTCAGAATCTAGCAATGATGACAAGAGTACCTCAACAAACCAG GAGACTGTACTCGACAAAAATCACGCTGAGGATGCCAATAATGAGAGTAGCAACAATGATCCAACGACCCAAAAAGAAATTTTAAACGATTTAAACTTCATAAGGGAATCAAACATCACGGTTGAAAACGAAGAGGAAAATAAAAGCAAAATCGCTATTAAGGATGCTCATAACGAAACGAGCAGAATTGACCAAGGGACCACTGAAATCAGTACAACTTCAGAATCTAGCAATGTTGACACAACTACCTTAACAAGCCAG GAAGTGCAAGAGTCGAAGATTCTGAAGTCAGACAGAGGGAGCTTCAGCTTCAGTGAGGTTAATGAAGATGAACTTGAGCGCCTTCGAATTCCATTAGAGGAGATCAAATTTGGTCAAAAAATAGATTTCCGTGGTTACGGTACCATGTTTGAAGGAGAATACAGACACCAACAAGTGGCGTTGAAACGGTTAAACATCACAAACCTTCATAACATCAAACCTAAGCTGCTATCAGCGATTTTGACTATATATAGGTTCCGGCAACACCCTAATCTTGTGGCGTTAATCGGGTtttgtgatgaaaacaacaaAGAAATAATACTTGTTTACGAGTATGTCTCGGGTGGGAATTTATCAGATAAGATGAGTAAACATCTTACCGCGATCCAGCGCCTCCAGATCTGTCATGGTGCTGCTCGTGGACTCGAATATTTGCATAGTGATGATGTCATTCATGGCAATATAAGACTTCCAAAAATCCTGTTGAAGTCAGACTCAGATTCATCAAACTTTGAAGCTAAAGTTTCGGGTTTTGGGTTACCGAAACTACTGCCGGGACAAGTTGAGATTGTTCCAAAATCAATGGACCCTGCATATGCAGCGACAGGGAAGTTGACCAAGGAATCTGACGTGTACTCATTCGGCGTGTTGTTGCTTGAAGTTTTATGTGGGGTACCGGAGTTGGTGGATACTGATGATTATCAGGAACGTCATGTGACCGAATTGGTTCCCAAGAGATTGGAACAAAATATGTTGCGTAAGATAGTACATTTTGATATTAGAGATGAAATAACAACCGAGTCCTTGGAAACTTATGCCAGAATTGCGTGTTGGTGTGTGATGAAAAATCCTGAAGGAAGGCCTACCATGCCTGAGGTTGTCGTAGAACTCGAGAAAGCACTGAGATTACAG GGCGGGAACGTATCTGATGTCCAGATTTTTGGTAGTGGTAATGGCAACCGTCTATCTGAAGTACCCGTTGTTGAGGATGATCATAAAGGTGATGATAATGTTGAGACGGTGAGCCCAAATATAATAGAGGAAGAATCCAAGGTAACTGAAGAAACTATTGACGAAAAGAACAAAGACGTCAATCTG CTAGGGGAGAGTCTGCTGGAGGATGCTGAAACAAAGAATGTCGATAACCTGAATGACCCTGAAAGTACAGAAGAAACTACGGTGGATCAGAAATCGATTGAGGAATCAAAGATCAGTGTGGAAAATGAAGTCAGTAATGAAAGCAAGATAACTACACCATCTTCAAAATCTGACAATGGTGACAACAGTAATTCTGCTATG GAGGATGTTGTAAAAGAGAATGTGAAAGTCCCGGAGAGTACAGAAGAAATTACGGTCGATCCGAAGTCGAATGAGGAATCAAAGATCATTGGAGAAAGTGAAGTCATTAACGAATGCAAAATAACTGCATCGTTTTCCAGTTCTGCTATG CAAGAGCCCCTTCCAGATGAAATAAGTGCTACAAAAGAAAAGGGTAACGGCTTGATGATGAACACAAGCAATCCCCACATCGTG GAAGTGAAAAACTCTACGATTCCGGATGACAGCGGGAAAGCTGGCTCATTGAACACCGACAAACCTGACTTGATTGTCAATGATAGAGGAGGAGATTTTAGTAATTCCGCCACCCAAATCCAAGAGTCTAAAATCAAGAGAAGTAATAGTACAAGTTCTGAGTCTAGCAATGGTGATGACACTGCTGCTTCAGATTATTTGCTGCCAAAGAGTCCTGACAACGCA AAAAAGACAACAAGAGGCTCGGGTAACTGCTGTTATTGCTGCTGTTACTGTTCCTGGTGGCAGTTCATCTCAGACAG CCTTGTTATGTTACAGAGTGGTTTTGTGCGGAGAGCTATTCTGGAATAA
- the LOC110893688 gene encoding serine/threonine-protein kinase pakF isoform X5, with translation MSESGDGLDHLRIPYDKIKFGEKLETQGYGTVFEGEFNDQRVALKQLNITNLANIKPKLLGEILTISKFRQHPNLVALLGFCDEKSNEIILVYEYVASGNLEDKMRKRLTTIQRFEICLGAARGLCYLHTGVESLTIVHGNIKLSKILLNSLNSDANLRYEAKVSSFGLSKIVPGKGQKVLESSDEEGSKPTKESDVYSFGVLLLIVLCGVSELVDTDDYQERHVSELVPKKMKQNELRKTVHRDIRKEIKTEALDTYAAIACQCVLENPDERPDMVKVVEELEKALRLQGGEVTYVQIPGGGKLAGVIDEAGKEPEKENIPVIEEDVEDLNAGDKVDTAGEDDGEKNTGEATNTESSNNDQSITKEILNSKMESNEEENKSKIPTEDVYNEMSTIDPESIEDQTIDAFDSDNKSVIIEENNEDEKSIKVTSNDENYTMKDTNTKSVPDRNHIDDAKIENSIHDPATENEIVNNLNSIKESNTTVESEEENKSEIAIEDANNEMMIIDQETTDITTTSESSIGDTNTSTNQEGVPDKNHIEGAKNENSNDDPAAANDLNSINESNITVENEEEKKSEIVIKDAHNEMSKTDQETTEITTTSESSNDDKSTSTNQETVLDKNHAEDANNESSNNDPTTQKEILNDLNFIRESNITVENEEENKSKIAIKDAHNETSRIDQGTTEISTTSESSNVDTTTLTSQEVQESKILKSDRGSFSFSEVNEDELERLRIPLEEIKFGQKIDFRGYGTMFEGEYRHQQVALKRLNITNLHNIKPKLLSAILTIYRFRQHPNLVALIGFCDENNKEIILVYEYVSGGNLSDKMSKHLTAIQRLQICHGAARGLEYLHSDDVIHGNIRLPKILLKSDSDSSNFEAKVSGFGLPKLLPGQVEIVPKSMDPAYAATGKLTKESDVYSFGVLLLEVLCGVPELVDTDDYQERHVTELVPKRLEQNMLRKIVHFDIRDEITTESLETYARIACWCVMKNPEGRPTMPEVVVELEKALRLQGGNVSDVQIFGSGNGNRLSEVPVVEDDHKGDDNVETVSPNIIEEESKVTEETIDEKNKDVNLLGESLLEDAETKNVDNLNDPESTEETTVDQKSIEESKISVENEVSNESKITTPSSKSDNGDNSNSAMEDVVKENVKVPESTEEITVDPKSNEESKIIGESEVINECKITASFSSSAMQEPLPDEISATKEKGNGLMMNTSNPHIVEVKNSTIPDDSGKAGSLNTDKPDLIVNDRGGDFSNSATQIQESKIKRSNSTSSESSNGDDTAASDYLLPKSPDNAKKTTRGSGNCCYCCCYCSWWQFISDRVVLCGELFWNKLVSMFTWMTGQCSSKRD, from the exons ATGTCTGAATCCGGTGACGGACTGGATCACCTTCGAATTCCATACGATAAAATCAAATTCGGTGAGAAACTCGAGACTCAGGGCTATGGAACAGTGTTCGAAGGAGAGTTTAACGATCAACGAGTGGCGTTGAAGCAGTTAAACATCACGAACCTTGCGAACATTAAACCGAAATTGTTAGGTGAGATTCTAACAATTTCTAAATTCCGTCAACATCCGAATCTCGTGGCTCTGCTAGGGTTTTGCGATGAGAAGAGCAATGAAATAATACTAGTTTACGAGTATGTAGCTAGTGGAAATCTAGAAGATAAGATGCGAAAACGACTCACAACGATTCAGCGGTTTGAGATCTGTCTCGGTGCTGCTCGTGGACTGTGTTATTTGCACACCGGAGTTGAATCTCTAACCATCGTTCACGGTAACATCAAACTTTCAAAAATTTTATTGAATTCACTCAATTCAGATGCAAATTTAAGATATGAAGCGAAGGTTTCTAGCTTCGGATTATCGAAAATAGTGCCTGGAAAAGGTCAGAAGGTCCTGGaatcttctgatgaagaaggttCCAAACCGACGAAGGAATCAGATGTGTATTCGTTTGGTGTGTTGTTGCTGATAGTGTTGTGTGGTGTATCGGAACTGGTGGATACTGACGATTATCAGGAACGTCATGTTTCTGAATTGGTACCGAAGAAGATGAAGCAAAATGAATTGCGTAAAACCGTTCATCGTGATATTCGAAAGGAGATTAAAACTGAGGCGTTGGATACTTATGCCGCTATCGCGTGCCAGTGTGTGTTGGAAAATCCGGACGAGCGTCCTGATATGGTTAAAGTTGTTGAAGAACTTGAAAAGGCGTTGAGATTACAG GGAGGGGAAGTGACGTATGTCCAAATTCCTGGTGGTGGAAAGCTCGCCGGAGTGATAGATGAAGCCGGAAAAGAACCTGAGAAGGAGAACATTCCGGTTATTGAAGAAGATGTGGAGGATTTGAACGCCGGAGACAAAGTGGATACTGCTGGAGAAGATGATGGTGAGAAGAATACAGGGGAAGCTACTAATACG GAGAGTAGCAACAATGATCAATCGATCACAAAGGAAATTTTAAACTCCAAAATGGAATCAAACGAGGAGGAAAATAAAAGCAAAATTCCTACTGAGGATGTTTATAACGAAATGAGCACAATTGATCCAGAGAGCATTGAAGATCAAACCATTGATGCCTTTGACTCGGACAATAAATCAGTAATCATCGAGGAAAACAATGAAGATGAGAAAAGTATCAAGGTTACTAGCAACGACGAGAATTATACAATGAAAGATACTAATACG AAGAGTGTACCCGACAGAAATCATATCGATGATGCTAAAATTGAGAATAGCATCCATGACCCAGCTACTGAAAATGAAATTGTAAATAATTTAAACTCCATAAAAGAATCAAACACGACGGTTGAAAGCGAAGAGGAGAATAAAAGCGAAATTGCTATTGAGGATGCTAATAACGAAATGATGATAATTGATCAAGAGACCACAGATATTACTACAACTTCAGAATCCAGTATTGGTGACACAAATACCTCAACAAACCAG GAGGGTGTACCCGACAAAAATCATATCGAGGGTGCTAAAAATGAGAATAGCAATGATGATCCAGCTGCTGCAAATGATTTAAACTCCATAAACGAATCAAACATCACGGTTGAAAACGAAGAGGAGAAGAAAAGCGAAATCGTTATTAAGGATGCTCATAATGAAATGAGCAAAACTGATCAAGAGACCACTGAAATTACTACAACTTCAGAATCTAGCAATGATGACAAGAGTACCTCAACAAACCAG GAGACTGTACTCGACAAAAATCACGCTGAGGATGCCAATAATGAGAGTAGCAACAATGATCCAACGACCCAAAAAGAAATTTTAAACGATTTAAACTTCATAAGGGAATCAAACATCACGGTTGAAAACGAAGAGGAAAATAAAAGCAAAATCGCTATTAAGGATGCTCATAACGAAACGAGCAGAATTGACCAAGGGACCACTGAAATCAGTACAACTTCAGAATCTAGCAATGTTGACACAACTACCTTAACAAGCCAG GAAGTGCAAGAGTCGAAGATTCTGAAGTCAGACAGAGGGAGCTTCAGCTTCAGTGAGGTTAATGAAGATGAACTTGAGCGCCTTCGAATTCCATTAGAGGAGATCAAATTTGGTCAAAAAATAGATTTCCGTGGTTACGGTACCATGTTTGAAGGAGAATACAGACACCAACAAGTGGCGTTGAAACGGTTAAACATCACAAACCTTCATAACATCAAACCTAAGCTGCTATCAGCGATTTTGACTATATATAGGTTCCGGCAACACCCTAATCTTGTGGCGTTAATCGGGTtttgtgatgaaaacaacaaAGAAATAATACTTGTTTACGAGTATGTCTCGGGTGGGAATTTATCAGATAAGATGAGTAAACATCTTACCGCGATCCAGCGCCTCCAGATCTGTCATGGTGCTGCTCGTGGACTCGAATATTTGCATAGTGATGATGTCATTCATGGCAATATAAGACTTCCAAAAATCCTGTTGAAGTCAGACTCAGATTCATCAAACTTTGAAGCTAAAGTTTCGGGTTTTGGGTTACCGAAACTACTGCCGGGACAAGTTGAGATTGTTCCAAAATCAATGGACCCTGCATATGCAGCGACAGGGAAGTTGACCAAGGAATCTGACGTGTACTCATTCGGCGTGTTGTTGCTTGAAGTTTTATGTGGGGTACCGGAGTTGGTGGATACTGATGATTATCAGGAACGTCATGTGACCGAATTGGTTCCCAAGAGATTGGAACAAAATATGTTGCGTAAGATAGTACATTTTGATATTAGAGATGAAATAACAACCGAGTCCTTGGAAACTTATGCCAGAATTGCGTGTTGGTGTGTGATGAAAAATCCTGAAGGAAGGCCTACCATGCCTGAGGTTGTCGTAGAACTCGAGAAAGCACTGAGATTACAG GGCGGGAACGTATCTGATGTCCAGATTTTTGGTAGTGGTAATGGCAACCGTCTATCTGAAGTACCCGTTGTTGAGGATGATCATAAAGGTGATGATAATGTTGAGACGGTGAGCCCAAATATAATAGAGGAAGAATCCAAGGTAACTGAAGAAACTATTGACGAAAAGAACAAAGACGTCAATCTG CTAGGGGAGAGTCTGCTGGAGGATGCTGAAACAAAGAATGTCGATAACCTGAATGACCCTGAAAGTACAGAAGAAACTACGGTGGATCAGAAATCGATTGAGGAATCAAAGATCAGTGTGGAAAATGAAGTCAGTAATGAAAGCAAGATAACTACACCATCTTCAAAATCTGACAATGGTGACAACAGTAATTCTGCTATG GAGGATGTTGTAAAAGAGAATGTGAAAGTCCCGGAGAGTACAGAAGAAATTACGGTCGATCCGAAGTCGAATGAGGAATCAAAGATCATTGGAGAAAGTGAAGTCATTAACGAATGCAAAATAACTGCATCGTTTTCCAGTTCTGCTATG CAAGAGCCCCTTCCAGATGAAATAAGTGCTACAAAAGAAAAGGGTAACGGCTTGATGATGAACACAAGCAATCCCCACATCGTG GAAGTGAAAAACTCTACGATTCCGGATGACAGCGGGAAAGCTGGCTCATTGAACACCGACAAACCTGACTTGATTGTCAATGATAGAGGAGGAGATTTTAGTAATTCCGCCACCCAAATCCAAGAGTCTAAAATCAAGAGAAGTAATAGTACAAGTTCTGAGTCTAGCAATGGTGATGACACTGCTGCTTCAGATTATTTGCTGCCAAAGAGTCCTGACAACGCA AAAAAGACAACAAGAGGCTCGGGTAACTGCTGTTATTGCTGCTGTTACTGTTCCTGGTGGCAGTTCATCTCAGACAG AGTGGTTTTGTGCGGAGAGCTATTCTGGAATAAACTGGTATCGATGTTTACCTGGATGACAGGTCAATGTTCTAGCAAAAGAGATTAA